From a single Bacillus pseudomycoides DSM 12442 genomic region:
- a CDS encoding F390 synthetase-related protein: MNKLRILQQYLKTKYRLRFSTREQLEQFHKQQIKKQLLFTVEMSPFYRQLYTPFSKEIEKGNLAALPIINKEVMMGNFDTLNTVSISKKEAFHVAFEAEKTRNFSPTIRNITVGLSSGTSGNRGVFLVSEEEQTMWAGSIIGKVLPSSILHKHTIAFFLRANSNLYEATKNKRISFHFFDLLDSFQQHIARLNEVNPSILIAPPSMLRKIAHWQQEGLIMICPKKIISVAEVLEDIDREFISTIFQQTVHQIYQCTEGFLATTCKHGTLHINEDLVHIEKEYLDQERGIFVPIITDFMRKTQPIIRYRLNDILIEKKTTCACGSPFLALERIDGRCDDIFIGISELDKSEISIFPDFIRRAIMLASNEIQEFKVIQHSTDKIEIKLKVPPEHFKSCKSIVIQELHTLWATKKCVAPHFFFSHYDIQLYDKKLKRIENLIKHGENI, encoded by the coding sequence ATGAATAAATTACGAATTCTCCAGCAATATTTGAAAACAAAATATCGCTTACGATTTTCAACTCGCGAACAATTGGAACAATTTCATAAACAACAAATAAAAAAACAACTTTTGTTCACTGTAGAGATGTCCCCTTTCTATCGCCAGTTATATACACCTTTTTCAAAAGAAATCGAAAAAGGGAACTTGGCTGCACTCCCTATCATTAATAAAGAGGTAATGATGGGAAATTTTGATACATTAAATACAGTTTCTATTTCAAAGAAAGAAGCCTTTCATGTAGCATTTGAGGCTGAAAAGACCCGGAATTTTTCTCCGACTATTCGTAATATAACTGTTGGGCTATCATCAGGCACTAGTGGAAATCGCGGAGTTTTTCTCGTTTCTGAGGAAGAACAAACGATGTGGGCTGGTTCTATTATCGGTAAAGTACTCCCTTCTAGCATTCTACATAAACACACTATCGCTTTTTTCCTACGAGCGAACAGCAATTTATATGAAGCGACAAAAAATAAGCGAATCTCATTTCATTTTTTTGATTTACTAGATTCGTTTCAGCAACATATCGCTCGACTAAATGAAGTAAATCCATCTATTTTAATTGCACCTCCTTCTATGTTGCGAAAAATCGCTCATTGGCAACAAGAAGGACTTATTATGATTTGTCCAAAAAAAATTATCTCTGTAGCAGAAGTACTTGAAGATATTGATAGAGAGTTTATCAGTACAATTTTTCAACAAACAGTACACCAAATTTACCAATGTACAGAAGGCTTTCTTGCTACAACATGTAAACATGGTACATTACATATCAATGAAGACCTCGTTCATATTGAAAAAGAATACCTAGATCAGGAAAGAGGGATATTCGTTCCTATTATTACTGATTTCATGAGGAAAACACAGCCTATAATCCGCTACCGTCTCAATGACATATTAATTGAGAAAAAAACAACATGCGCCTGCGGCTCTCCCTTCTTAGCATTAGAACGAATTGATGGTCGATGTGATGATATATTTATTGGGATAAGTGAATTGGATAAGAGTGAGATATCTATTTTTCCTGATTTCATTCGAAGAGCAATTATGCTTGCATCTAATGAAATTCAAGAATTTAAAGTGATTCAGCATAGCACAGACAAAATTGAGATTAAACTTAAAGTACCACCTGAACATTTCAAATCATGTAAATCTATCGTAATACAGGAGCTACATACACTATGGGCCACTAAAAAATGTGTTGCACCACACTTTTTCTTTTCACATTATGATATTCAGTTATATGATAAAAAACTAAAAAGAATAGAAAACCTTATAAAGCATGGTGAGAATATATGA
- a CDS encoding MBL fold metallo-hydrolase codes for MKIKSLKLYDTGYCTHPEKVAYSKGSWRQIRFPATVGLLQHPSLGYILFDTGYAQHFKEATRKFPYSVYAKLTPVHFTEEQSIKQQLLLDGIQPEEIKYIILSHFHGDHTAGLPDFPKAKILTFAKAYEDIKKRSKFGALLKGCLKDTLPIDLEQRLTFIDQIPSSSLPPTYGKFEEAYDVFGDGSLLAVDLTGHAIGQFGVFVHLHSNKIVFLCADAVWLSKTYENLVFPSKIANLLTGDAKSYRLNIEKLHHLSQISPEIEILPTHCERTWNQIKAGVYYE; via the coding sequence ATGAAAATCAAATCCTTAAAGCTATACGATACAGGATATTGTACACACCCTGAAAAAGTTGCATATTCCAAGGGGAGTTGGAGGCAAATTCGATTTCCAGCTACAGTGGGGTTACTTCAACATCCAAGCTTAGGTTATATCTTGTTTGATACCGGATATGCTCAGCACTTTAAAGAAGCAACAAGAAAATTTCCTTACTCTGTATACGCTAAACTTACCCCTGTTCATTTTACAGAGGAGCAATCTATTAAACAGCAACTACTTCTTGATGGCATCCAGCCAGAAGAAATTAAATATATTATTCTTTCTCACTTTCACGGTGACCATACAGCAGGGCTACCTGACTTTCCGAAAGCAAAAATACTAACCTTCGCGAAAGCTTATGAAGATATAAAAAAGAGAAGTAAATTTGGTGCTCTATTAAAAGGCTGCTTAAAAGACACATTACCAATTGATTTAGAACAACGGCTGACATTCATTGATCAAATCCCATCATCAAGCTTACCTCCTACATATGGAAAATTTGAAGAGGCTTATGACGTGTTTGGTGATGGTTCATTGCTCGCTGTTGATTTAACGGGACATGCAATTGGACAATTTGGTGTATTCGTCCATTTACATAGTAATAAAATTGTTTTTCTTTGTGCAGATGCAGTGTGGCTAAGTAAAACGTATGAAAACCTTGTATTTCCAAGTAAGATCGCTAATCTTTTAACTGGGGATGCAAAATCTTATCGTCTCAACATTGAAAAATTACATCATTTATCGCAAATATCACCTGAAATTGAAATTCTTCCAACTCATTGCGAACGCACATGGAATCAAATTAAAGCAGGGGTGTACTATGAATAA
- a CDS encoding NAD-dependent epimerase/dehydratase family protein yields the protein MKTLVTGGTGFLGQKLAFRLASMGYEVTATGRNKTIGKLLERNGIEFVYCPLEDRHSVLQVCKDKDYIFHSGALSSPWGKYKDFYNANVLGTKHIIEGSQKSGIKRLIHVSTPSIYFYYDERQDVVENAKLPDTFVNHYAKTKYLAEQSIDQAFNHGLPVITIRPRALFGPGDNAILPRLIKVCEKGALPRIGTEDVLVDITYIDNVVDALLLCMHSPKHTLGQKYNITNGERVNLYEVIENVMKRLGKEVQYKKISYKAAFTIAAILEGISKTILLGKEPILTKYTVSVLSKSQTLSIDKAQKELGYAPNISIEEGITKFVEWWKTQ from the coding sequence ATGAAAACGCTAGTAACTGGAGGAACTGGTTTTCTGGGACAAAAACTTGCTTTTCGATTAGCGAGTATGGGTTATGAAGTAACAGCAACCGGGAGAAATAAGACAATCGGAAAATTATTAGAGCGAAATGGAATTGAGTTTGTCTATTGCCCTCTTGAAGACAGGCATAGTGTTCTACAAGTCTGTAAAGATAAAGACTATATCTTTCATAGCGGTGCCCTTTCTTCTCCTTGGGGCAAATATAAAGATTTTTACAATGCGAATGTATTAGGAACAAAGCATATTATCGAAGGAAGTCAAAAATCTGGTATAAAACGCCTCATCCATGTATCAACACCGAGTATTTATTTCTATTATGATGAACGACAAGATGTAGTAGAAAATGCGAAACTTCCTGATACATTTGTAAACCATTATGCGAAAACAAAGTACTTAGCTGAGCAATCTATTGATCAAGCATTCAATCATGGTTTACCTGTTATCACGATACGCCCACGTGCTTTATTTGGTCCAGGAGATAACGCCATTCTCCCGCGCCTTATTAAAGTATGTGAAAAAGGCGCTCTACCAAGAATCGGTACAGAAGATGTACTCGTCGATATTACCTATATCGATAATGTTGTAGATGCCTTACTTCTTTGTATGCATTCACCTAAACATACATTAGGTCAAAAATATAATATAACAAATGGTGAACGTGTAAATTTATATGAAGTAATTGAGAATGTGATGAAACGCCTTGGTAAAGAGGTTCAATATAAAAAGATTTCCTACAAAGCCGCTTTTACAATTGCCGCTATACTAGAAGGTATTTCAAAAACCATTTTACTTGGAAAAGAACCTATTCTCACAAAATATACAGTTAGTGTACTTTCAAAAAGTCAGACTTTAAGCATTGATAAAGCTCAAAAAGAACTAGGCTATGCTCCGAATATCAGCATAGAAGAAGGAATCACAAAATTTGTAGAATGGTGGAAAACACAATGA
- a CDS encoding ATP-grasp domain-containing protein, with product MSTKKTVLITGARAPAALHLCRLLKKNGHTVIIADSIPYPLSKVSTSTDYFYEIPSPKWKTDECISALQLIIQSHDVDLLIPTCEEIFYISRHKEKLSRFCHIFVDEFQKLALLHNKWEFIQLVTKLGWQVPATYRTNNEQIIQEMIQQTSPATPFVLKPIFSRFSDKVTFITKEDIEKGITMDKQNYIIQEFIKGTQHCSYSIVQSGKVLAHSVYKTEFTAGLGATIAFEHINHPKIDQFVEHIVKELNFSGQIAFDFIITEDGDAIPIECNPRTTSGLHLFDEEVVSAFFAKKVNNMRIPKHNSQCAIRLAILLYGTPYLKSKQTRKRWWKVLCSYPDIIYSRSDKKTFFYQFYSMYKLWNESYKHGRTILEQTTYDISWDGENL from the coding sequence TTGAGTACTAAGAAAACAGTATTAATTACTGGCGCACGCGCACCAGCAGCATTGCATTTATGCAGGCTGCTTAAGAAAAACGGACATACCGTCATTATTGCAGATAGTATTCCTTATCCATTAAGCAAAGTTTCAACGAGCACTGATTATTTTTATGAAATTCCTTCTCCAAAATGGAAAACAGATGAATGTATCTCTGCACTACAATTAATTATTCAAAGTCATGATGTAGATTTACTTATTCCTACTTGTGAAGAAATATTTTATATATCCAGACATAAAGAGAAATTAAGCCGATTTTGTCATATATTTGTAGACGAATTTCAGAAACTTGCATTACTTCATAATAAGTGGGAATTTATTCAGTTAGTAACGAAATTAGGTTGGCAAGTTCCTGCAACATATAGAACAAATAACGAACAGATCATACAGGAAATGATTCAGCAAACATCACCCGCCACTCCTTTTGTGTTAAAACCTATTTTCTCTCGTTTTTCTGACAAAGTAACGTTTATTACAAAAGAAGATATTGAAAAAGGCATCACGATGGACAAGCAAAATTATATCATTCAAGAGTTTATAAAAGGAACGCAGCATTGCTCCTACAGTATTGTACAATCTGGGAAGGTATTAGCTCACTCTGTTTACAAAACGGAATTCACGGCGGGTTTAGGTGCTACTATTGCTTTCGAGCATATTAACCATCCAAAAATTGACCAATTTGTTGAACATATCGTAAAGGAGCTAAATTTCTCTGGGCAAATCGCCTTTGATTTTATCATTACAGAAGATGGAGACGCTATTCCGATTGAATGTAATCCACGTACCACAAGTGGATTACATTTATTCGACGAAGAAGTAGTATCCGCTTTTTTTGCTAAAAAGGTGAACAATATGCGCATTCCTAAGCACAACTCCCAATGTGCAATTCGATTAGCAATACTTTTATACGGAACTCCTTACTTAAAAAGCAAACAAACACGTAAACGATGGTGGAAAGTCCTATGTTCCTATCCAGATATTATTTATAGTCGCTCTGATAAAAAAACATTTTTTTATCAGTTTTATAGCATGTATAAATTATGGAATGAAAGCTATAAACATGGACGGACTATTTTGGAGCAAACAACATATGACATATCATGGGACGGTGAAAATTTATGA
- a CDS encoding beta-ketoacyl-ACP synthase III yields the protein MKRYIKIKGIGVYVPKRKVDSFEIDRMLGVSEGWTLKKAGVKTRYFVDEETSSYMGAEAAKKAVADANLTWKDIDCIICGSGTIQQAIPSTASLIQEQLGLQHSGIPCFDINSTCLSFVTALDTISYAIECGRYKNVVIISSEISSVGLNWGQNESSILFGDGAAAVVVTQSDHTSSIIASHMETYSSGAHLSEIRGGGTMIHPREYSEERKEDFLFDMNGRAIFKLSSKYMLDFIEKLLMHTGYSLNDINLIVPHQASGPAMKLIRKKLGVDEDRFMTIFEDYGNMISASIPFALFEAIKQKKVQRGDKILLLGTSAGLSIGGILLEY from the coding sequence ATGAAAAGGTATATTAAAATAAAAGGTATTGGTGTATATGTTCCAAAACGAAAAGTAGATTCTTTTGAAATAGATCGTATGTTAGGAGTCTCTGAAGGCTGGACTTTAAAAAAGGCTGGAGTGAAAACGAGATACTTTGTCGATGAGGAAACTTCTTCTTATATGGGAGCTGAAGCTGCAAAAAAAGCTGTAGCAGATGCGAATTTAACATGGAAAGATATCGATTGTATCATCTGCGGAAGCGGAACAATCCAGCAGGCAATTCCTTCTACTGCATCACTTATTCAAGAACAACTTGGGCTACAGCATTCTGGTATTCCATGTTTTGATATTAACTCAACATGCTTAAGTTTCGTAACAGCACTTGATACAATTTCTTACGCAATTGAATGCGGGAGATACAAAAATGTGGTTATCATTTCTTCTGAAATTTCTTCTGTAGGATTAAATTGGGGACAAAATGAAAGCAGCATTTTATTCGGCGATGGCGCAGCGGCCGTTGTTGTAACCCAAAGTGATCACACTTCTTCCATTATAGCTTCTCATATGGAAACGTATAGCTCTGGCGCACATCTATCGGAAATTCGCGGCGGGGGAACGATGATTCATCCTAGAGAATATAGCGAAGAACGAAAAGAGGATTTCTTATTCGATATGAATGGCAGAGCTATTTTCAAGTTGTCCTCTAAATATATGTTAGATTTTATCGAAAAACTACTTATGCATACAGGTTATTCGTTAAATGATATCAATTTAATTGTTCCACACCAAGCAAGTGGACCAGCTATGAAACTAATTCGTAAAAAGCTAGGCGTCGATGAGGATCGCTTTATGACTATTTTTGAAGACTATGGGAATATGATTTCTGCATCCATTCCGTTCGCTCTTTTCGAAGCAATTAAACAAAAGAAAGTGCAACGTGGAGATAAAATATTATTACTAGGTACTTCTGCTGGGCTTTCTATCGGAGGCATTCTCCTTGAGTACTAA
- a CDS encoding ABC transporter ATP-binding protein: MIELRDVSKVYKNSKEIAVENVSVQIQKGEFFVLVGPSGCGKSTLLRMIAGLEEITSGALLINENVANDLEPKNRNLSMVFQNYALYPHLTVEENILFGLKIRKIPKEERQKRLIEAVEMVGLTEYTKSKPGQLSGGQRQRVALARAIVSQAPICLMDEPLSNLDAKLRAQMRIEIREIQQRLGITMIYVTHDQIEAMTMGDRIMVLNKGSIQQVGTPLDIYNYPANEFVAGFIGSPSMNIGNGIVGKGMGGLHVDGLQIPLSSGHLQQFSEQKVRLGIRPEHIVLAEDGQEVTLQSVEVLGNETILNFIVNEKTWSAKVIGQLILKKGDKVTLQFPVQKLCFFHNDTNERIRFVAEEELKAVAK, translated from the coding sequence ATGATTGAATTAAGAGATGTGTCAAAAGTTTATAAGAATTCAAAGGAAATAGCAGTTGAAAATGTGTCGGTGCAGATTCAAAAAGGTGAATTTTTTGTTCTAGTTGGTCCTTCTGGGTGTGGGAAAAGTACATTATTGCGAATGATTGCAGGTTTAGAAGAAATTACTTCTGGGGCGTTACTTATTAATGAAAATGTTGCAAATGATTTAGAACCGAAAAATCGAAATCTATCAATGGTATTTCAAAATTATGCTTTATATCCACATTTGACGGTAGAAGAAAATATTTTATTTGGATTGAAAATACGGAAAATTCCAAAAGAGGAACGACAAAAACGATTGATAGAAGCAGTAGAAATGGTAGGGCTTACGGAATATACAAAGTCGAAACCAGGTCAATTATCAGGTGGACAAAGACAACGTGTTGCACTGGCGCGAGCAATTGTAAGTCAAGCGCCAATTTGTTTAATGGATGAACCCCTTTCTAACTTGGATGCAAAGTTGCGTGCACAAATGCGCATTGAAATTAGAGAGATCCAGCAGCGACTAGGTATTACGATGATTTATGTGACCCATGATCAAATTGAGGCAATGACAATGGGGGATCGCATTATGGTGTTAAACAAAGGGAGTATACAACAGGTAGGCACACCGCTCGATATATATAACTATCCTGCAAATGAATTTGTTGCAGGCTTTATCGGTTCACCATCCATGAATATTGGTAATGGAATCGTAGGTAAAGGTATGGGGGGATTACATGTTGATGGATTACAAATCCCGTTGTCTTCGGGGCATTTACAACAGTTTTCAGAACAAAAGGTGCGCTTAGGAATTCGTCCAGAACACATCGTATTAGCTGAAGATGGCCAAGAAGTTACACTGCAATCTGTAGAAGTATTAGGAAATGAAACAATTTTAAATTTTATAGTAAATGAAAAAACATGGAGTGCAAAAGTAATCGGACAACTTATTTTGAAAAAAGGTGATAAAGTTACATTGCAATTTCCAGTACAGAAACTATGTTTCTTTCATAACGATACAAATGAAAGGATTCGATTCGTTGCCGAAGAAGAGTTGAAGGCGGTGGCGAAATAA
- a CDS encoding carbohydrate ABC transporter permease: MIEVENSPVQTEVSRKKAFWGRTKDLRTGLLFLAPSIILFTIFLFYPLFRTIYYSFYLTDVHGEANLFVGLENYQYLLSDPTFYKSIKSTLLFVLYTVPTSILFALFLALIANEKIKGIGLFRVLFSSTMGISVAASAVIWLFLFHPSVGLFNNILGSMNLPAIAWLTSPDWALFSVSVTTVWGNTGFAFLVILGGLQNIDTTLYESASIDGASYLHKLRRVTLPMLSPTLFFIITVTLISAFQSFGQIDILTHGGPNDATNLIVYSIYKEAFANHQFGTASAQAMVLFIFIFLATLLQFKFAERKVHYK; this comes from the coding sequence ATGATTGAGGTAGAAAATTCACCTGTTCAAACAGAAGTTTCAAGAAAAAAGGCATTCTGGGGCCGTACGAAAGATTTGCGCACAGGCTTGTTATTTTTAGCACCTTCCATCATATTATTTACAATTTTTTTGTTTTATCCATTATTTCGTACTATCTATTATAGTTTTTATTTAACAGATGTTCATGGTGAGGCAAATCTTTTCGTAGGACTGGAAAACTATCAATATTTATTGTCTGATCCAACTTTTTATAAAAGCATAAAATCTACTTTACTCTTTGTATTATATACAGTTCCAACTAGTATTTTGTTTGCACTGTTTCTTGCCTTAATTGCAAACGAAAAAATAAAAGGAATAGGCTTGTTTCGAGTTTTATTCTCTTCAACAATGGGAATTTCAGTAGCAGCTAGCGCAGTAATCTGGTTATTTTTATTCCATCCGAGTGTCGGTTTATTCAATAATATACTTGGTTCGATGAATCTTCCTGCAATTGCATGGCTAACAAGTCCAGATTGGGCATTATTTTCTGTATCAGTTACAACAGTTTGGGGAAATACGGGGTTTGCATTTTTAGTTATATTAGGTGGTTTGCAAAATATTGATACGACTCTATACGAGAGTGCATCTATTGATGGTGCTAGCTATTTACATAAACTTCGGCGCGTTACATTACCGATGCTATCTCCTACATTATTTTTTATTATAACAGTTACTTTAATTAGTGCATTTCAAAGCTTTGGACAGATTGATATTTTAACGCACGGTGGACCGAACGATGCAACAAACTTAATTGTGTACTCTATTTATAAAGAAGCTTTTGCGAATCATCAATTTGGTACAGCGAGTGCACAGGCAATGGTATTATTTATTTTCATTTTTCTTGCCACATTACTTCAATTTAAGTTTGCAGAGAGAAAGGTGCATTATAAATGA
- a CDS encoding carbohydrate ABC transporter permease, which translates to MITNKWKQHILLYILLTISAVMVFFPVLYAFLLGFMTPEDIQMRRVFPTQFTFDNFVHIFQKVPLFSYLYNSFIVSTAVMIGQLVVSSLAAYAFVFLNFKGRNFIFFLFISTMLIPWEATMVPNFLTVQQFGWINTFTGMTVPFFATAFGIFLLRQHFMTLPNELKEAAFIEGIGHVKFLFRVVIPYCKTSFITLGVYSFLTTWNMYLWPLLVTNDEKIRTVQIGVKQLQSQEVATDWGSVMAGVTVIVIPTLILLFLGQKQLQQGLTKGAIK; encoded by the coding sequence ATGATTACGAATAAGTGGAAACAACATATTCTTTTATACATACTGCTTACCATAAGCGCAGTGATGGTCTTTTTTCCAGTTCTATACGCATTTTTGCTAGGGTTCATGACGCCAGAAGACATTCAAATGAGAAGGGTGTTCCCGACACAATTTACATTCGATAATTTTGTGCATATTTTTCAGAAAGTACCGCTGTTTTCTTATTTATACAATAGTTTTATAGTTTCAACAGCAGTGATGATTGGGCAGCTTGTTGTATCAAGTTTAGCTGCTTATGCATTTGTATTTTTAAATTTTAAAGGACGAAATTTTATTTTCTTTCTGTTTATTTCAACGATGCTTATCCCATGGGAAGCAACGATGGTACCGAACTTTTTAACGGTACAACAATTTGGATGGATTAACACATTTACTGGAATGACGGTTCCGTTCTTTGCAACTGCTTTTGGAATCTTTTTATTACGTCAGCATTTTATGACGCTTCCAAATGAGTTAAAAGAAGCTGCCTTTATCGAGGGGATTGGCCATGTGAAGTTTTTATTCCGTGTTGTCATTCCTTATTGTAAAACAAGTTTTATAACACTAGGTGTATATAGCTTTTTAACAACATGGAATATGTATTTATGGCCTCTTCTAGTTACGAATGATGAGAAAATTAGAACCGTACAAATTGGGGTGAAACAACTTCAATCTCAGGAAGTTGCAACAGATTGGGGCAGTGTGATGGCAGGAGTTACAGTTATTGTGATTCCGACTTTAATTTTATTATTTTTAGGTCAGAAGCAGTTGCAACAAGGTTTAACAAAAGGGGCAATTAAATAA
- a CDS encoding ABC transporter substrate-binding protein, translating to MRFWKKGAVIIMAATMALSAAACSSSKTEGKSEAKEKVAPAEKNGDKTVIRFWHAMGGKTQGVLDGIVADYNKSQNKYEVKAEFQGSYEESLTKFKNITASKESPALVQSSEITTKYMIDSKKITPIDSWIKKDKYDTSKLEKAITNYYSVDGKMYSMPFNSSTPVLIYNKDAFTKAGLDPEKAPKTYAELKEAAKKLTVKEGESVKQYGFSMLNYGWFFEELLATQGGLYVDKENGRKGAAEKAVFNGKEGQKVFGLLDELNKAGTLGKYGASWDDVRAAFQSGQVAMYLDSSAGVRNVIDSSKFNVGVAYIPYPEDVKQNGVVIGGASLWMTNMVAEETQKGAWDFMKYLTKADVQAKWHTETGYFSINPDAYNEPLVKQQYEKYPQLKVTVEQLQATKPSVATQGALISVFPESRDAVVKALEAMYDGKNSKEALDEAAKTTDRAISISNRTNQK from the coding sequence ATGAGATTTTGGAAAAAAGGTGCTGTTATTATAATGGCAGCAACGATGGCTTTATCAGCTGCAGCTTGTTCAAGTAGTAAAACAGAGGGGAAATCTGAAGCAAAGGAAAAAGTAGCTCCCGCAGAAAAGAATGGAGATAAAACAGTTATTCGCTTTTGGCATGCAATGGGTGGAAAAACGCAAGGTGTGTTAGATGGAATTGTTGCAGATTATAATAAGTCACAAAATAAATATGAGGTGAAAGCTGAATTTCAAGGTTCCTATGAAGAATCTTTAACGAAGTTTAAAAATATAACAGCTTCAAAAGAATCACCAGCTCTCGTTCAATCTAGCGAAATTACAACGAAATATATGATTGATAGTAAAAAGATTACACCGATTGATAGCTGGATTAAAAAGGATAAATATGATACATCGAAATTAGAAAAAGCGATTACGAATTACTATTCAGTTGATGGGAAAATGTATTCCATGCCATTTAATTCATCTACACCAGTATTAATTTATAATAAAGATGCCTTTACAAAAGCGGGGCTCGATCCGGAAAAAGCACCGAAAACATACGCTGAATTAAAAGAAGCAGCAAAAAAATTAACTGTTAAAGAAGGCGAAAGCGTAAAACAGTACGGTTTTTCAATGTTAAATTACGGATGGTTCTTTGAAGAGCTTTTGGCAACACAAGGTGGGTTATATGTTGATAAAGAAAATGGGCGTAAAGGTGCAGCGGAAAAAGCTGTATTTAACGGAAAAGAAGGACAAAAAGTATTTGGCTTATTAGATGAACTGAATAAAGCTGGTACATTAGGAAAGTATGGGGCGAGTTGGGATGATGTTCGTGCCGCATTCCAATCTGGACAAGTTGCGATGTATTTAGATTCTTCAGCAGGTGTTCGTAATGTGATTGATTCGTCTAAATTTAATGTAGGAGTAGCATATATCCCATATCCAGAAGATGTGAAACAAAACGGAGTTGTTATTGGCGGTGCATCACTATGGATGACGAATATGGTCGCAGAAGAAACACAAAAAGGTGCTTGGGACTTTATGAAATACTTAACAAAAGCAGATGTACAAGCAAAATGGCATACGGAAACAGGTTATTTCTCTATTAACCCAGATGCATATAATGAGCCTTTAGTAAAACAACAATATGAAAAATATCCACAGTTAAAAGTAACGGTAGAACAGTTACAAGCAACAAAACCATCTGTTGCAACACAAGGTGCACTTATTAGTGTATTTCCTGAATCCCGCGATGCAGTTGTAAAAGCGCTAGAAGCAATGTATGATGGGAAAAATAGTAAAGAAGCATTAGATGAAGCAGCAAAAACAACAGATCGGGCAATTAGTATTTCGAATCGTACAAATCAAAAATAA
- a CDS encoding response regulator transcription factor, whose translation MRLLVVEDNAPLLESITQILCDEFEVDTAMNGEDGLFLALQNIYDVILLDVMLPVIDGFEVIQRIRNDKIETPVLFLTAKDSLEDRVKGLDFGGDDYLIKPFQAPELKARIRALLRRSGNLTTKQTINYRGIELFGKDKDIQVGGEAIKLTLKQYELLEYLIQNSGKILMREQIFDRVWGFDSDTTVAIVEVYVHHLRKKLEPFGYQKDIQTVRGIGYMLKEQ comes from the coding sequence ATGCGCTTATTAGTTGTAGAAGATAATGCACCTTTATTGGAATCAATTACACAAATTTTATGTGATGAGTTTGAAGTTGATACAGCAATGAATGGAGAAGATGGTTTATTTTTGGCGTTACAAAATATTTATGATGTAATACTTCTTGATGTGATGTTACCGGTGATAGATGGTTTTGAAGTAATTCAAAGAATACGGAATGACAAAATTGAAACACCTGTCTTGTTTTTGACTGCTAAAGATTCTTTGGAAGACCGTGTGAAAGGATTAGATTTTGGAGGGGATGATTATTTAATAAAGCCATTTCAAGCTCCCGAGCTGAAAGCGAGAATTCGAGCTTTATTACGAAGAAGTGGTAATTTAACAACAAAGCAAACCATTAACTACCGTGGAATCGAGTTGTTCGGAAAGGACAAGGATATTCAAGTGGGTGGAGAAGCAATTAAATTAACATTAAAGCAATATGAACTTTTAGAGTACCTCATTCAAAATAGTGGAAAGATTTTAATGCGTGAACAAATCTTTGATCGCGTTTGGGGATTCGATTCAGATACAACGGTAGCCATTGTTGAAGTGTATGTTCATCATTTACGAAAAAAGTTGGAGCCATTTGGTTATCAAAAAGATATTCAAACCGTTCGTGGGATTGGATATATGTTAAAAGAACAATGA